In Primulina eburnea isolate SZY01 chromosome 3, ASM2296580v1, whole genome shotgun sequence, one DNA window encodes the following:
- the LOC140828083 gene encoding 1-aminocyclopropane-1-carboxylate oxidase 5-like, which translates to MAIPVIDFSKLNGDERSKTLAQIANCCQDWGFFQLINHGISEDLLERVKKVASECYEFEREPGFKNSKPVNLLKELVEKKSDESLVEKVDWEDVFLLSDDNHDEWPSKTPGFKETMKEYRAELKKLAIKVMEAMDENLGLPKGYINKAFNGGEEEEEVNSAFFGTKVSHYPPCPHPDKVNGLRAHTDAGGVILLFQDDVANGLQILKDGVWIDVQPIQNAIVINTGDQIEVLSNGKYKSVWHRVLALPEGNRRSIASFYNPSYKATIEPAKELVLAEKKLNVENSAKYPKFVFGDYMSVYAEQKFLPKEPRFQAVKAV; encoded by the exons ATGGCGATACCTGTAATTGATTTCTCAAAACTCAATGGAGATGAGAGATCCAAAACCTTGGCTCAAATTGCCAATTGCTGTCAAGACTGGGGATTCTTTCAG TTGATCAACCATGGAATATCTGAGGATCTCCTGGAGAGGGTGAAGAAGGTTGCTTCTGAATGTTACGAGTTTGAAAGAGAGCCCGGCTTCAAGAATTCGAAACCGGTGAACCTGCTAAAGGAATTGGTTGAGAAGAAAAGTGATGAAAGTTTAGTAGAAAAGGTTGATTGGGAGGATGTGTTCTTGCTCTCAGATGATAATCATGATGAATGGCCTTCAAAAACACCTGGTTTCAA GGAAACCATGAAGGAATACCGAGCGGAATTGAAGAAACTGGCGATCAAAGTGATGGAAGCAATGGACGAGAACTTAGGCCTACCAAAAGGGTACATCAACAAGGCGTTCAACGGTGGAGAAGAAGAGGAGGAGGTGAACTCGGCCTTTTTCGGGACAAAGGTGAGCCACTACCCACCGTGCCCACACCCAGATAAGGTCAACGGCCTCCGAGCCCACACAGATGCCGGAGGCGTGATCTTACTCTTCCAAGACGACGTAGCGAACGGCCTTCAAATCCTGAAAGACGGGGTTTGGATCGACGTGCAGCCGATCCAAAACGCCATAGTGATCAACACAGGTGATCAGATTGAAGTGTTGAGCAATGGCAAGTACAAGAGTGTCTGGCATCGGGTTTTGGCATTGCCGGAGGGGAACAGGAGATCGATTGCCTCGTTTTACAACCCATCTTATAAGGCCACCATTGAACCTGCGAAGGAATTGGTGCTGGCGGAGAAGAAATTAAATGTGGAGAATTCGGCCAAATATCCCAAGTTCGTGTTCGGGGACTATATGTCTGTTTATGCTGAACAAAAGTTCTTGCCTAAAGAGCCAAGGT